From Deltaproteobacteria bacterium, one genomic window encodes:
- a CDS encoding PIN domain nuclease, protein MIAVDSSVWIDYFNGRATPQTDRLHEALGEQPIVIGDLVLTEVLQGFRSEQAFGRAYRLLRVFPVVSMFGPTLAVRAARNYRALRAAGVTVRKTVDVMIGTYCIERKLPLLYSDRDFDPMVDHLGLKTA, encoded by the coding sequence ATGATCGCCGTCGATTCGTCGGTGTGGATCGATTACTTCAACGGTCGCGCGACACCGCAAACCGACCGACTCCACGAAGCGCTCGGAGAGCAACCCATCGTGATTGGTGATCTCGTGCTGACCGAGGTGTTACAAGGTTTCCGGAGCGAGCAGGCGTTTGGCCGTGCATACCGCCTGCTCAGAGTGTTCCCCGTGGTCAGCATGTTCGGTCCTACCCTGGCCGTTCGCGCCGCACGCAACTACCGCGCGCTGCGCGCCGCCGGCGTGACGGTGCGAAAGACGGTCGACGTGATGATCGGCACCTACTGCATTGAGCGGAAATTGCCGCTGCTCTACTCCGATCGCGACTTCGATCCGATGGTCGACCATTTGGGCCTGAAGACAGCGTGA
- a CDS encoding type II toxin-antitoxin system VapB family antitoxin, producing MRTNIVIDEKLIAAAQRATGIRTKRAVVEEGLRVLVRLQRQRALKAWRGKLRWEGDLDAMRADGRA from the coding sequence ATGCGAACCAACATCGTGATTGATGAGAAGCTGATCGCCGCAGCGCAGCGAGCCACCGGCATCCGGACCAAGCGAGCCGTTGTGGAGGAAGGGCTCCGCGTGCTCGTGCGCTTGCAACGCCAGCGCGCGCTCAAGGCGTGGCGCGGCAAGCTGCGCTGGGAGGGTGATCTGGACGCCATGCGAGCCGATGGCCGTGCATGA